The genomic stretch TCAAATAAACTTGATCTCCAGTGTTGTATTGAGAAGTAGTCCGTACTTGGAACCCTTTACCATCAATTTTCAACGTACAATGGTCGTCACATGAATGATTCATAAAATCAACATACGGAGCCATGGTAAAATTATCGGCAGAGTTTTTGCTTGTTGGTAAATCCATGTAAAGGCAACGAGAATTGATACACAACCATGATAATAACACTTCTTGACGTGGGAGCAAAGTTGTCACATCTCCATCTTTGTCAATTTTTGTCTTGATTAACTCACAAATAACCTGGTAATCGTTGTCAAATCGAGAACGaacttttttgtttctgaCCTCAGTAGATGAAGGTAAAAGCGTGCATACTTCTTGTGGCCAATCTATTGGCATCAATTCGAAATCATCCATAGATGGTAACATATCCAAAAATGGTTTCCAAAACGATTTGTGAGATCTTTTTCGTTCAAAAGTCAAGTACAACGATAGTAACTGAAATGATGAGAGTTCTAGAATCTCTTCCTTTGTCAATGTACGATATATTTCTGTGTATTCATCTTCTGATTTATCAAACGGTACGTGTATGTGCAGATCTATAGCCATTCCATTATATTTAACAATATGTGCCATAACAGTGGTGAAATTTAATAAGAACGAATGTGGGATATTAAGAATCAATTCTCCTTTCTTCAATGGTTCAACTGCATAGATACCTCTACCTGACGATCTCACATCTTTCACATCAATTTTGGGAGAAATATATGTATGATTTGATATCTTTTTCTCATCATCTGTGTTCTTTACCCAATGTAGTAAAGTTTCTAGTTTCAAATCAAAGTTGTCTATCATTTGGTAATGAAGAAATCGGTGGTGtctaaagaaaaaatttcacACTATGTATTTTTGTGCTGCTATTGTAAGGAGAAATATAATAGGTGTTACAGCAGGTATTGACCTAACATTAATGAAGTTGATTTTATATATTACTTAGATGCTGTCTACATGAACTAAACCAAAACTGTAGTTTCAGAACATATTTAATGTCAAAGTGTTGGCAATTGTATCGGTGTTGACTGcatttttaaattcttcaaaattcAACTTGCCATCACCGTCCAAATCAGCTTCCATTAAAGTCTTATCCACTATTTGTTGTAGTTCCTCGTCCTTCAAATTTTTACCAaccatcattttcatcacaATAAATAACTCACCATTTCCAATGTACCCATCACGATCAATATCGTATATATTAAATGCAAAtcttaatttgtttaaattaTCTGATTTCCCAGAAAATGCAGATAATCCAGTAATAAActcttcaaaatcaatcgATCCATCTCCATCTTTATCAAACACATCCATCAATCTGGTGGCTAATGGATTCGAACTAATACCAGGTATGGATAAAAATTCTTGCTTATCAATTTGCCCTGACCCATCTTTATCTAATTTCATAAACCTCTTGCGCAATCTATCAATCTCTTCAATACTAAAATTGGTATCTTCGATGAAACCATCAAGAATACTTGCATTAGCCCCCATTTTTGTCAGTAGTTGTTGAAGTCGAATGTACTGGTAGTTGTAGTAAAGTATACGATTTGGAGTCGTGTAATTATGAATCGACATACCAGCGCACTAAAAATATTTAGCATAAAATGCCTGCATATAGGgcatatatataaatcCCAGCCTAGACAAGACGTGGGTTGAAAGGTACGATGGTATATTCTAGCCAGATATAGACCTGTAGGGTGATTAGAATTGGTAAATATAGCTGGTAATTTAGCAAAGCTTTCGGGTTTATGTCATTTTGGCCGATTACATCAAAACTATTAATAGCTATGCTTGAGTGacaacaaagaagaattcCAGACAGACAAAGAATGAGCCaccagaaaaaaattgtttcaaaagTCGAAGCGTAATCTCATATCAACAACCCATTACAACCTGTTCAATTCTCTTCCCAgttttataataatttatacaTTGAATGGTAATACTAGAAAAGCATAACAATACAACACAACACAAGCAATAGTCaatgaatataaatttaGATACAGCGAAAGATACGCTTTGCAAGAATATATTGATATATGGATATTGTAAATATGAAAACAAAGGTTGCGCTTTCAGTCATAATCGACAGCAACCtgctcaacaacaacaggcTACCAATACCTCGAACAATTCGACAAGTGTGATTACACCAAATAGTGCTAACTCAACTGCATCATCTGCAGATTTGTCGTCCAAGAAAAAGTTCAATTTAAACACCCCTTCCTTTCAACCCAGTGTCAGCAATTTGTCGAACAAGTTTTCCACTTTGTCGCCGAAGTTGAAAGAGATTCCTGTTTTTAAGCCTGAGAATGGTGTATCTGAACCTGATACTGTGGATTCACCTACTACACAACGACCATTCACATCAAAGAGGTTCAACGTAAGCACTCCTTCATTTACTCCCACAAACTTTGACTTTGCAAACAATTCCAATGCAGATGGCAATAGGGGAGGTGCATCAACTCCAATAGGTATTTCATCTGCACCACTTGTACAGAatcagcaacagcaacagcagcaacaacaacaacaacaaaagcaaCCTTTGGCTGTCCCTTCACCATTAGCATCAGGTGCTCAACCTCCTACCATGCAACACCGTATTTTATCTATGGGGGTTTCGCAGTCTTCGCCATCTACAAACCCTTATTTTGCAAATAATTTGGACATGTCTGCACCAACACCTGGTCTGGAAACACCTGGTCCTGTGTTGCCCGGTTCAGCAGGTGCAGCAGCCGCTGCTGCAAACCAACCAATGTATCCATTACAGTATCATTTATATGCACCCGCTCCACCACCAAGGTTGACGATTCCTTTACAACCGTATGAAACAAACAGTCAGGCAATGTTTATTCCCAATGATTTGCGAGAGTATTTGCATAAGAAGAACGAAGCAAGTTTGCAAAGTTTGAGCCATCTGAATTTGCCTGAGCATGTTAACCAGTATCATTCATTGGTACCAATAGACAAATCTTATGAACCAGTATCCAAATTGTGGTTAGGTAAAAACAgtttaattttcaaatgtcTTGATAATATAGATGGAAACTTATATGTTATGAGGAAAATTGAGCCATGCAATGAGATTATAAATGAAAAGCCATTCAAAACTATTAAAAGATGGAAATCCATAAAGAACGCCAATATTGTTGGATTGCAAGATGCGTTTACCACTATGGCATTCAATGGGAATCAATCTGGAAATACGTCATTGTGTATTATATATGATTACTATCCAAATAGTATCAGTTTATTAGAGCATCATAAAAAGGGGTTACGTGTTGAACCGGTAAATGAGGCCTTATTGTggaattatttgattcaattgatcaatgCTATTATGGCCATCCACGAAAAAGGTTTACTGGCCAGTTCGACTATTGATTTGAGTAAGATTATTGTCactaataaaaatagaataaaatTGAGCTCAGTTGGAATTAGTGATATTTTAGAATTCAAAGACGATGAAACCAACCAGGATATTAAGATTAGACAGTTACAAGATATCCAAAAAGTGGGTAAAGTGTTGATGGAGTTGGCTATTTTATTGTTGCCTGTGAATATGAGACAAAGcaacaatatttataatcTGTTGAAAGCCTCCACTAACTTGTCGGAGgaaattattaacaatttgCAAGAATTAAACGATTTGGATACAGCAAGTggtgaatttgatttaaatgaatttagCCAACGATTGACTCCAAAGATGTTCAATATCATTGACAGTTTACAAAATAGCTCAGATTTCATTGAAGGACAGTTGACTTCGGAATTAGAAAATGCAAGATTATTTAGATTAATGACCaagttgaattatttgatacATGACAACTCGAATTCTGAAAATGACAAGATCATCAAgttgtttttgaattatgTGTACAATTGTTATGActcaaacaataaaaaggTGATCAACTTGAATAAAGTATTGATTAATCTCAATAAGTTGGATTGTGGTATTGATGAAAAGATATTATTAGTCAACAACGACGaatgtattattattagttataaggaattgaaagaaatcaTCGACACAAAGTTCCGTTTAATGAGGGAATAGAaggtttctttttattttttgtacTTGGAGTTCTGTTTTATTATAATGTTCATTGGGTATTATTGTATCGAGTAGATTGGTAAGGTTTTAAATACTATTATAGTAacttaataaataaacaacaataactgAAAAGACCCATATAGAAAGAGTAGATGGCCCATTTAGATATCCAATTGTGCAAAATATGCCAATTCTCAGTTAAGTTTTCCTGCTTGGGGTTTCTCTAGAATCATCTATGTTTGTGCGGGGGGGCCGCCTGGTCTGTTTTCTTTGGAATCGGAAATATACCCTCTCACAGCCGACTCAAAACTAGTTAGTAGATTTTATGCTTGTATTGGGCCTGGCTAATCTTCTTGATTACAAATAGAGGGTGTTGAGGTAATGGAGATTTGCAAATATTTCTTAATGGTCATTTTTGGGAAATACGGAAATGCGGCAAAAATGTAGTTGCATCCGCCACTACTTGTTTGTTCCGTCAGAAGATAAAACTACTTGAGGAGTTTTGCTTAGAAGCACCAGCCACAGTGCAAGAATGTTTGTTCTTTTAAATCCTTGCtaaaaaatatatgaaAGATTGATGTCAATGTAAGCCCAAACAGCAAACTATAAGAAGTATACGTAGAAAAAGGCTCATCAGTGCAATTTTGTGTGAGGTAAAACTCTCGaataaattgtttgttaAACAGTTTCATAAACCATTTCTAAGTCACAGCTCAGATCGATGTATAGTATAGAATTCTACTAGTTAAAGATTCTCTaatcatttgataaaaagGTAGTTGAGTTTTATCCAGGGGAGGATACTTGGAAGATACTTTAATAGCCAATGAGTTTAGTGAGCAAGATTTAAAGTAATAAATGTTTTCCAAACGTTTGATTTTATAACCAATAGTtgaaacaatcaatttaatagACAAACTGTCAACTTTGAGTTGTCATATCACACAAAATTACGGATTTCTGGAATCACGATAGAATGCAAAAGAATAAACTCTCaagttctttttttttgcgcAGGGGATAAATAACCAATTCTAGGCCTGCAACATTCTCCACTGATAGATTACAAATATGAAAATTACACATTTCCCACCAGGAATGGTTCTTGCAATAAGTGGGTAAAAGAGCAATTATAAAGGAATGGTTTTGCCCATAAATAACACAGGATTTCCTCAAGTGAAATAAATATACTCTCAAGCTTTACAATaaccaaaacaaacaaactaTCATGATTTCCTTAAGAGCATTATTTGATCTTGTTACGTTGccaattaaattattgttggCGTTGTTAAAGTATCCTATTTTTGGTGGTGTCAACAAAAGATACAAGAATGATTTGGCGAATTCTTTGAAAGTTATTCTTTGTCGTTCTTTGATTAATTTCCCTGTTAAAGATACCCCAATTTTTGCAACTACACCCACAGGCGACATGATTAACAAAGGAATTGGTAAGACCTATCCCAATATGACTAAATTGCCACATTTTGGTGAGAAGTTTGATAAGCAAAGTTATTGGCTTGTTGAAAGTAAGAACAGAAAACCAAATGACCCGGTTTTGATTTACTTGCACGGTGGTGGCTATTTCCTTGATGTTGCACCACAACAGATTGAAACTTTATTGAGTATTTATCATTTGTTAGAGCCAGCAAAGAAACTGAGATTCTCGATTCTTGTGTTGAATTATAATTTGACATCCAAAGGTTTTCCTGTTCCGCACCAATTAGCTCAGTTAGTTGATACTTACACTTCTTTGGTTAGAGGAGGATCTGAAAATCTCTTATTAATGGGTGATTCTGCAGGTGGTAATTTGGCTATAACTTTTACCCAATACTTGAGATTGAACAAGCCAAACTTGCCTTATCCTAGAAGTGTTATTTTGGTCAGTCCTTGGGTCAAATTAATCCCAGAAGTGTATCAAAATACTCCAGGCCATTCATACTATAATTACTCTGCTAACGATGTGATCCAATATGATCGTTTTTCCAGTGCTGAAGTTTATCAAGGTACTCTTGGTAACACAAAACTCAAGTCGTTAACTGTTTCTCCAGGAAATTGTCCTTATGATCCTAAAGATTGGGAAGAGATTGATACTTACAGAAAACCGGGATACTCTGTGTTTGTTCTTGCCGGAGAACACGAATCGTTCCGTGATGATATTTTGGAGTGGTCTAAATACGCGTTGGATTATCCTATTCCTCCAAACTTGGGAAACTCGGATGGTGTCTACAACCCTAAGATTCACAAATACATtagaaacaacaaagatTCTGCTCATGTTGATGTAAATATTGAACCTTTGGGTGTTCATGATGTCTgcttttttgaaaatttgttgctttcaaaattagaaaatgaTGCTAATTTGACTATTGATGGTGTTGATGCAAAACAGTTCTTTGCCATCGTTAATATCGtcaaatttcttgataCTGTTTTGCCAGGAAAGTAGGtgctctttttttttttgtagtTGTGTATGTTTGTTCAGTAGCTAAGAATATATCTTTATTTGTATTGTAAATGTTTATGAATCATAGCCCTTTTTGCCGTTATCGGAGACACCTTTTGGTGGCAAATGcgaaaaaccaaaaaatagGAGCAAATTTGGATAAAAATTTcagcaaaaaaatatttacgACTTTTGCAACACCAGTCACTGGTTTTTAATATTACTCATAGATGTCAACATCACATATACAAAGAGGGAAATAGTAATTTGGTACATACATACAACCAACATAAACATAAACACTAAAATAGTATTATTTGGTGGCAAATGTCCTACTCCACAAACTGGTTTGTGATCTGTCCCGGTCAATGATGCAATCTCGTGTGAAGTTTGTGTCCCAGTTACaccaaaagaaatttattCTAGCGCGACAAGTAAAATTAGtggcagcagcaacaaatTGTGGGTCACGACATTTTATTTGTATACTGTGGTGGTTGactcatttttattttctctTATCGCCTTgcgaaaagaaaaaaaaaaaagcaatgACTTTATCAGCAGTGACAACTTATCTGCAGGAGATGTCGAAAAAATTACTCATTTTTTGGTTATTGTGTAATTGTTACTGAGGTTCCATCAACCACTTTTTGTATACTTcttatatataaattatattttatccacacttttgtttatttaatattatcaaaattttcatctATAAACTATAAACAACTATCAACCATATTACTATTTACAATACTCGCATGCACATTATCTGACTAGAATCTATTAAGAAATTACTGAGAATAacttttattaattatcGTCCTGTTTCCTGCTCCCACTCCCGCTCCTAACTGTTTTCCTTCTATTATACAATGCAATCTCCAACTTCTCCTATTTCCTATAAAGAAACAAGTGTACCATCCTTTTCAAAGGAATCAACCACCACAGAAACAAGTAAATCATTACCACACGCTAACTTGTTAACTCCCCCAACTTTAAGTCCACCAACAATTACATCTGATTTACCAACATCTACTTTATCTCCAAACCATCACAACTACTACActcattatttaaataagGCACAATTTAATTCTATTTTAGTCAACTGTTCTATTAACTTATTAAAAATCTTGTACAAAAACCagaaatttgatgaaaagtcaatcaaattattcattattgaaattctCAGAAGATCTAAAACTTCCATTCAATCACTTCAATTAAGTTGCTTTTAcatttataaattgattgttgccaaacaaaaaatcacTTTTGACgccaaaaaattatttctcggattgattattattagttctAAATTCAACCAAGattataattattcattcaaaTCTTGGTGTAAAATCTGTGgattaaatgaaaattcCAATGTTAAACAATTGGTTCATATTGaatcaacaattcttcaatGGTTAAATTACGATTTATGTTTAATTGGAtcaaaatatgaaaatTGGTGCAATttacttttaatttttggttatgattttattcaatatcaactaatttttgataatagAACTGAAATAGTTTGgaatcaagaaattaaagataaaATTAATAGTTGGCaaagttttttcaatcaattgaatttagataatttgaatattatcaatgttaattttaacaattatttcaacaaccaattgaacaagaaaGTTTTCGTTGTCAAAGACGAACAACCAACCCTCTTGTCAAAAAAGAGAAGTTCTACAAGCTTATTTGACACTGAACAACCAGTTGCCAAGAAGGTTAAAGCCTAGCAGCTTACTTATTCTGTTTGGCAGAAAATGAACTTTATATAGGCTAGTATTACTCGggtattatatttataatacaTATAAACAACCATCATTACCCCATTTACCTTTAACTATACTAATAGGCATAAACCCATCATTGTCTTTCGGTTGCAACTTTTCTTGTTGGTCGTTAACAACATTCAAAGTCTTACCAATAGTATATCCTCGGACCAGTAGATTCCCCCACTCATCCTGTAAATTAATTAGTTTAATTTCTAACGACTGGGCAATACACCCAACTTTATTGactttgatattgaattgtCGGTAATCATAATAATCAGTAAGGATAATGGGACCCACAATATTATAGTAACATAATTCCTTCACAACTCTTGCTTGATGTTGAATTCTAATTGTATTCAAATCATACAACGATAAGGCAGACTTCTTATTGATCGAGGTGCTGATGTAAATTAGTTTTTTGGTACCTCTAAACGGGAATACACTTTTTGTTAACAAATATCGTTGGAGTCGTTCCGTAATTGTATCACTCTTGTTGCTAACAAATGGTAACTTCAGTTCTGGGACGGAAATAATTGCCGCATTAGAATCGACTTCGGAAAACTTGTCACATATGGTTATGTTGCAATTCAATATTAACCCCgttaataatttaacaatCAAGTTAGTGATATCCTCGTTGGTTGAATTGTTCGATACAATCACCATTTTTGAATTCCTGTAAGTATCAGAATTTGGCAAGTGTTTAATTGTAGATGCAACCCCACTGACTATATTCAATTGTGTAAAATCAACTATCGACTTTATTCCTTGAGAGATTTGATTGTGTAATCTGATGGCAATACCTTTATCTTTCTCTGGTGTataattgttaataaaCTTGTAAGAGCCTTGCGGAGGTGATGGTAAActtatttttgaaatatcaaTAGCATCATCAGCAATCGGCTTGTCAATATAAAACTCAACAGTCAATTGTTTAACAAACCCAACAAATAACACAACCAACCATTTACtatcaattttataatCTTTAGGAATGGAAATAACTTTGTGTGAACCCAATTGTAGGTTTTCAatacaataattaatatatcCAATggtaattaaattattgtCGATATTTATACCTCTATCGGTCTTCTTGGCAAATTGAATTGCAATTTCCCAGATATCATTCAAATTTCCACTTCTAAGTTTATATGAATCGTATCTAATATCCAACCCAACTCTTAAGTTGCTGCTTTTGTTAGAATGATAAATCGGGGATTCATTGGTTAATCGAGTGGGTTCTCTGATTGACTGTTCTTGTAAATACAAATCAGGGACATCTTGGAAATAGTGTAGTGAGTAGATCCCTAAATACATAAGAGCTAAGAGCCCACATATTATCACCAATGCATCTTGAGTCATGATCAACTGTCTTGGTTgagaaatgaaatgaaaaaaaaaattctttggGGGGTCTTCTttttacaaccaaaaaCAGTCTTTAAATATTTCGTACTAATGTCGGACCATCATTACACCTCAAATGCGAAGTAATACGCGGAACGAGATAAAATGTAGATTTGGACACGACAATGATTTATCGTGTCACGTTGctcaaaaacaaaaaaaacttgatcaaacaaacaccaacaataaaaaaacccTTCATAATCAACACATTCTTTCTTCTGTTTTAATACAATCATATATACCAAATGTTAAAGCTTAAAAGTACTCATTTTTTGCTGTTGATACTACTAGTGATATGGGTCTTGACTTtttatttacaagaaaGATACTTGACAGCCGCAACAATTCTGAAATGTCAATGGCCGCAGTTGTCCACCTCACTGTCACAAACAAATATCTTGTTGATTGCTGATCCCCAGCTAATAGATAATCATACCTATCCTGGTAGAAATGAATTATTGTTAAAATTGTCAAAACATACTGTTGATACGtatataaagaaaaactaTAATGAGTTACTTGATCAATTACAACCCAACTACATAATGTTCTTGGGTGATTTGTTAGATAATGGAAGAGACGCTACAGATGAATATTTTGCACAAGAATACAATCGCTTTAAGAGAATCTTTAGACCGCTGGATAAAATGTTTTTGAATGTACCGGGGAATCATGATATTGGATTTGGCAATGGGGTGAAAATACCAATGAGAACGcgatttgaaaaatctttTGGTTCTGCAAAtactgttgttgatattgatggAGTTGATTTTATAATACTAGATACATTAAGCATATCAAGCACTGACGAAACCATCAACAAACAACTGAAAGACTTTTTGTACAGTATTgccaaagaaaaatcaaaaccaagAATACTACTTACACATGTCCCGTTATATAGAGACCCTAACTTATCGTGTGGACCATTAAGAGAATCCAAGACATTTGATGTTAATGGGTATGGGTACCAGTATAAAAATTCAGTGGAAGAATCATTGTCAAGAGATATcttgaatcaaattcagCCAGATATAACATTTACTGGAGACGATCACGATTATTGTGATATTCAACATGAAAATGGATACAGGGAAGTTACAGTTAAATCAATAAGCATGGCAATGGGCAAGAAATATCCTGCAGTACAATTATTGAGtattaaaaatgaagataatttcaaaatggAAACAGAAATATGTTTTTTACAAACCCCATACATCAATGTTGCTAATTATGTGGTACTTGCAATAGTTTCAGGTATACTCATCTTCTGGTGgaatttaaaaacaaaacttaCAAGATATACGTACACATCTATTTTGCCATTGCATGACGTTGTTAATATTCCATTTGAACATACCAAAAAGCTTCATAGATTTATCAAAGAACAGGATGACGAGCATATGGAACAGAAACATTTAGACATTTCGTTACCAACGTCATCCTCCTCAAATGCATATTCACTACCCAGCTCCATACCCCAGTACACATTTACACAATCTTCAAGACCACAATTTGTcaccaaattcaataatacaAGACTAGGAAAAATTTACATATTAAACAAGAGACGACTCTTTACATTTATAAAGAGATACAGTTTAGTcagttttttcaaacaaagtTTGATGGTGGGTATTCTGGTGGTCAGTATTTACTACGTAGGATTTGTGTTAACTTTGTATTGAGAGTAGaccatatttttttttttttgatgtGATTTTTAACATGGCTGCGGGAGTAAGCAGAAGGAAACGTTGATGTTTCAGATTTCACCACAAAGTGtagagaagaaaaaaaggaaagatattttgggtttttttcttaatgtACATTAAAATCTGTCTTTTAGTTTACCTTTTTTTAATACCAGTATTCAATCATGGGTTGTGGCGCTAGTGTTCcagttgatgatgatgaaattgatctATTTCTTCAAGATAAACGTATAAATGATGCTATTGAACAAAGTTTACAATTGCGTCAACAAAACTCGAAAAAGGGAGtcaagttgttgttgttgggtGCTGGTGAAAGTGGTAAATCAACAgttttaaaacaattgaaattattacatAAAGGTGGGTTTACCCAACAGGAGAGAAGACAATATTCTCATGTCATTTGGTGTGACGTtattcaatcaatgaaaGTTTTAATCATTCAAGCAAGAAAgttgaaaatcaaattagaTTGTGATCAGcctaataattcattaattccTTATAAGCAGATTATATTACGAAGCGATCCTTTAAAACAAATAGATGCTGATGTTGCTGGTGGTACAGATTTCCtaaatgattttgttgtCAAGTATAGTGAAgaaaacaagaacaagagaCGGTTGAAGAGTACTGGGACAACAGATATATGGGGTAAAGATGACGATTCCAATATCAATTCAGATGCAATTAATCAAGCTTTGGAACTGTCTTTGAATAAAGATTCTGAACAGTTTACTCGTCTTTCCATAGCTGAAGCAATCCATAAATTATGGAAGTTGGACTCGGGTATTAAAAAGTGTTTTGACAGGTCAAATGAATTCCAATTGGAAGGTAGTGCTGATTATTATTTCGATAATGTCTTCAACTTTGCTGATacaaattatttatctACTGATTTGGATATTTTAAAAGGGAGAAT from Candida albicans SC5314 chromosome 5, complete sequence encodes the following:
- a CDS encoding protein-lysine N-methyltransferase (Ortholog(s) have protein-lysine N-methyltransferase activity and role in peptidyl-lysine monomethylation, peptidyl-lysine trimethylation), which gives rise to MIDNFDLKLETLLHWVKNTDDEKKISNHTYISPKIDVKDVRSSGRGIYAVEPLKKGELILNIPHSFLLNFTTVMAHIVKYNGMAIDSHIHVPFDKSEDEYTEIYRTLTKEEILELSSFQLLSLYLTFERKRSHKSFWKPFLDMLPSMDDFELMPIDWPQEVCTLLPSSTEVRNKKVRSRFDNDYQVICELIKTKIDKDGDVTTLLPRQEVLLSWLCINSRCLYMDLPTSKNSADNFTMAPYVDFMNHSCDDHCTLKIDGKGFQVRTTSQYNTGDQVYLSYGPHSNDFLLCEYGFVIPDNKWNDLDISQYIIPLLKPPHVEFLKSFDYYDNYTMTKEGISFRTEVALATLQESDPQNSRKLLALINGYTDGDVFKEHSNALLSVILNKIIHEAEKHQHLQYDDDKRKKAIGTLYHDMKSIASNVLTYIQDETSL
- the CNB1 gene encoding calcineurin regulatory subunit B (Regulatory subunit of calcineurin B (Ca[2+]-calmodulin-regulated S/T protein phosphatase); required for wild-type resistance to fluconazole or to SDS; micafungin is fungicidal to null mutant), producing MGANASILDGFIEDTNFSIEEIDRLRKRFMKLDKDGSGQIDKQEFLSIPGISSNPLATRLMDVFDKDGDGSIDFEEFITGLSAFSGKSDNLNKLRFAFNIYDIDRDGYIGNGELFIVMKMMVGKNLKDEELQQIVDKTLMEADLDGDGKLNFEEFKNAVNTDTIANTLTLNMF
- the PAN3 gene encoding Pan3p (Ortholog(s) have poly(A) RNA binding, poly(A)-specific ribonuclease activity, role in nuclear-transcribed mRNA poly(A) tail shortening, postreplication repair and PAN complex localization) codes for the protein MNINLDTAKDTLCKNILIYGYCKYENKGCAFSHNRQQPAQQQQATNTSNNSTSVITPNSANSTASSADLSSKKKFNLNTPSFQPSVSNLSNKFSTLSPKLKEIPVFKPENGVSEPDTVDSPTTQRPFTSKRFNVSTPSFTPTNFDFANNSNADGNRGGASTPIGISSAPLVQNQQQQQQQQQQQQKQPLAVPSPLASGAQPPTMQHRILSMGVSQSSPSTNPYFANNLDMSAPTPGSETPGPVLPGSAGAAAAAANQPMYPLQYHLYAPAPPPRLTIPLQPYETNSQAMFIPNDLREYLHKKNEASLQSLSHSNLPEHVNQYHSLVPIDKSYEPVSKLWLGKNSLIFKCLDNIDGNLYVMRKIEPCNEIINEKPFKTIKRWKSIKNANIVGLQDAFTTMAFNGNQSGNTSLCIIYDYYPNSISLLEHHKKGLRVEPVNEALLWNYLIQLINAIMAIHEKGLSASSTIDLSKIIVTNKNRIKLSSVGISDILEFKDDETNQDIKIRQLQDIQKVGKVLMELAILLLPVNMRQSNNIYNSLKASTNLSEEIINNLQELNDLDTASGEFDLNEFSQRLTPKMFNIIDSLQNSSDFIEGQLTSELENARLFRLMTKLNYLIHDNSNSENDKIIKLFLNYVYNCYDSNNKKVINLNKVLINLNKLDCGIDEKILLVNNDECIIISYKELKEIIDTKFRLMRE
- a CDS encoding uncharacterized protein (Similar to S. pombe mug180, a predicted esterase/lipase; highly induced during chlamydospore formation in both C. albicans and C. dubliniensis; flow model biofilm induced) — its product is MISLRALFDLVTLPIKLLLALLKYPIFGGVNKRYKNDLANSLKVILCRSLINFPVKDTPIFATTPTGDMINKGIGKTYPNMTKLPHFGEKFDKQSYWLVESKNRKPNDPVLIYLHGGGYFLDVAPQQIETLLSIYHLLEPAKKSRFSILVLNYNLTSKGFPVPHQLAQLVDTYTSLVRGGSENLLLMGDSAGGNLAITFTQYLRLNKPNLPYPRSVILVSPWVKLIPEVYQNTPGHSYYNYSANDVIQYDRFSSAEVYQGTLGNTKLKSLTVSPGNCPYDPKDWEEIDTYRKPGYSVFVLAGEHESFRDDILEWSKYALDYPIPPNLGNSDGVYNPKIHKYIRNNKDSAHVDVNIEPLGVHDVCFFENLLLSKLENDANLTIDGVDAKQFFAIVNIVKFLDTVLPGK
- the PCL5 gene encoding Pcl5p (Putative cyclin for Pho85 kinase; Gcn4-induced; suppresses toxicity of C. albicans Gcn4 overproduction in S. cerevisiae via increased Pho85-dependent phosphorylation and degradation of Gcn4; rat catheter and Spider biofilm induced) — protein: MQSPTSPISYKETSVPSFSKESTTTETSKSLPHANLLTPPTLSPPTITSDLPTSTLSPNHHNYYTHYLNKAQFNSILVNCSINLLKILYKNQKFDEKSIKLFIIEILRRSKTSIQSLQLSCFYIYKLIVAKQKITFDAKKLFLGLIIISSKFNQDYNYSFKSWCKICGLNENSNVKQLVHIESTILQWLNYDLCLIGSKYENWCNLLLIFGYDFIQYQLIFDNRTEIVWNQEIKDKINSWQSFFNQLNLDNLNIINVNFNNYFNNQLNKKVFVVKDEQPTLLSKKRSSTSLFDTEQPVAKKVKA